From the genome of Halomonas sp. LR3S48:
CTCCTCATCGGATGCCGTCTGGCGCGCCTTGGCCTGCACCCGCTTGGCGGGCAGCGGATCCTGCTGCGAGACTGGTGTGCTCGTCGGCTTCCTCGACGTGCCGGCTGAGCGAAGCTCTTCGTTTTCCTGCGAACCGGGCACCTTCTCGGGGCCGGCCCCCTGCAGGCGATAGACGCGAATGGCTTGGGCCAGTTGCTCCGCCTGATGCTGCAGGTCGCTTGCCGCCCGCGCGCTCTGCTGCACGCGCTCGGCATTCTGCTGGGTCACCTGGTCCATCTCAGTGATGGCCTGGTTGATCTGGCCGATGCCGCTGCTCTGCTCCTCGGACGCCGCCGTGATCTCGCCCATGATGTCGTTGACCCGCTGCGAGGCCGCCACCACTTCGGCCATCGCGCTCTCGGCACGCTGCACCTGGCTGGCTCCTTCGTGGATCTCGCTGGCCGAGCCGTCGATCAGCTGGCGGATCTCCTTGGCGGCGTCCGCACTGCGTCCGGCCAGGTTGCGCACCTCGCCGGCCACCACGGCGAAGCCGCGGCCCTGCTCGCCCGCCCGCGCCGCCTCCACCGAGGCGTTCAGCGCCAGGATGTTGGTCTGGAACGCGATCGAGTCGATCACGTTGATGATGTCCTTCATCTTCTCGGCGCCGGCCGTGATGCGGGCCATCGTCTGCACCACGCCATGCATCAGCTCGCCGGTATCGCGCACGCGGCCGGCGTTGTCCAGCGCCAGCCCGCTGGCCTGGCGGGCGTTGTCGGTGTTCTGCTGCACCGTGGTGGTCATCTCCTCCATGCTGGAGGCGGTTTCCTGCAGCGAGGCGGCCTGCTGCTCGGTGCGCGCCGAGAGATCCTCGTTGCCGCGGGCGATGGAGCGCGACGCCGGGGTCACGACATCGATGCCCTGCTGTACGCTCGCGGTAGTGCTGTAGAGGCTCTTGCGCATGGTATCGAGCGAGCCCAGCAGCGCACCGATCTCGTCACGGGTCTGCTTCGGCGTCGCCACCGCCAGGTTGCCCGAGGCGATCTGCAGGGTGAAATCAGCCGCGCGGCGCACCGGCCGGGTAATCGCCCGCATGATCCATACGCTGATGATGATCAGCAGCACGAAGCCGAGTGCCATGAAGCCCAGTTGGCCAACCAGCATCTGCTGCTGCCCCTGCTCAGCGTCCTCGGCCATGCCCAGCGCCGCCAGGCGTTGCTGTTCGATCAATTGGTTGATCTGAACAGTCAAGGCTTCCGCACTTTCACGCAGCGGCGCCGTCTGGTTGTTCAGCGCCATCATGGCATCAAAGGCTTCTTCTCCACCCAGCGCATCGGCTATGGAGGCCAAGCCATCATCGAGGAAGCTCGCCAACGAGGCATCGAACTCCATCGCCACCGGCGTTCGGTTGACGTCACGATCCAGGTACTCGTCCCACAGCGCCGAAAGCTGCCCGGCGATGCGAGAGAGTTCCTCGGCGCGCTGGTGCCGCTCGCTCAGTATGTCCATGCGCTGTTCGGCAGTGAGCCCCTGCGGCCCCTCGTTGACGAGCTGGCCGAGCTGCTGAAGCCGAATCACGTCCTGCAAGCCGTCACGGTTCAGTTCCGCCAGGCGTTGCCCTGATGCCTCCAGGCCGTAGAGCCCCACACCGCCACTGAAGGCGAGCAGCAGCAGCGCCGCAATGGTGAGCATGGAGAGGCGTGCACGGATCGAATGAAAATTGATACGCGCCAGCCAGCCCAGCGGGCCGCGACGCACCACCTGCCCTTGGCGAACGGCAAAGCCAGAGCGCCCTTCGCGAAGACGCGCATAGACACGCTCAACCGTCGCGACGACGCCAGGCTCGACTACCGTGCGCACGGAGGTGTATCCCAGACACTGGCCATTCTCGACGATCGGCGTAACCGTGGCCTTCACCCAGTAGTGATCGCCGTTCTTGCACCGGTTCTTGACCACCCCTTGCCAAGTGTCACCACGCTTGATCGTTTGCCACAGATCGGCGAAGGCCGCCGACGGCATGTCGGGGTGGCGAATCAGGTTATGCGGCGAGCCAAGCAATTCATCACGGCTATAGCCGCTCACCTCGACGAAAGCGTCGTTGGCGTAGGTGATCTGCCCCTTGAGATTGGTGCGGGTGATCAGCAGTTGCCGATCGTCCAACTTGTATTCCCGCTGTGTCACCGGCTGGTTGTTGCGCATTGTAGTTTCCTTGCCGACTCGGCTCGATCAGAGGCGGAACGGAGCTGGCATGACGCCGTCCCTGCATGACAATGGGTACCTCGATTCAAACGGTGCTGTGACCCTAGAATGAAGCCCACTCTTCTTCTTGCGACTGTTCGCCCTGGCGATGCTTCACGTTCTGATGACGCTTGGCGGGCAAGGGATCCTGCTGCCGTGGCAGTTGCCTGGCCACGCCGGCCTGGTTCTTGCGCGACGCCGGGGCCGGTTCGCCCTGCTGCCCGGCCAGCCGGAAGCGCAGCACGGCCTCGCGCAGGCGAGCGGCTTCGGCCTCGAGCTGGGTCGCCGCCGTGGCGGCCTGCTGCACCAGCGCCGCGTTCTGCTGGGTCACCTGGTCCATCTGGGTCACGGCCTGGTTGACCTGGCCGATACCGTTGCTCTGCTCCAGGGAGGCCGAGGCGATCTCGTCCATGATGTCGCTGACCCGCTGGACGGCCGCGACGATCTCGCCCATGGTCTGGCCGGCCTGGTCCACTCGGGCGGTACCGACGTCAACCTTCTCGAGCGAGGCCTTGATCAGTACCCGGATCTCACCCGCGGCTGAGGCGCTACGCCCCGCCAGGTTGCGTACCTCCTGGGCCACCACGGCAAAGCCGCGCCCGTGCTCGCCGGCACGTGCCGCTTCGACCGAGGCGTTCAACGCCAGAATGTTGGTCTGGAAGGCGATGGTGTCGATGACGCTGATGATGTCGGACATCTTGTGCGAGCTTTCGCTGATGTCGTGCATGGTCGAGACGACTTCGCCAACCACCTCGCCCCCCTGGGCGGCGGTGCGGGATGCCTCGGCGGCCAGTTGACTGGCCTGACGCGCATTGTCGGCATTCTGCTCAACGGTGGAAGCGAGTTCCTCCATGCTGGAAGCGGTCTCGGCCAGCGAGGCGGCCTGCTGCTCGGTGCGGGACGACAGCTCGCCATTGCCCTCGGCGATGTCCTGGGCACCGACATAGATGCCCTCGCTGCTGCTGCGCACCGTCCCGACGGTTTCAGAGAGTCCGTCCTGCATGTGCTTCAGCGAGATGAAGAGGCGCCCAATCTCGTTGTTGCCGCGGCTCTCCACCGGCTGGGAGAGATTGCCCTGCGCCAAGCCCTCGAAGTACCCGACCAGGCGGGCGAGCGGCCGCAGCACGTTGACGCTGATACCCCATACCACGATGCCCATGACCGCTGCCGATCCCGCCAGCACGATGACGATCGCCAGGCGCATCAGGTCGGCCGTAGCGGCGAACGAGGCCTGATAGGCCGCGCCCGACTCCCCCGCATGCGGCGCCATGGCGGCAACGGCGGTACTGCCTTGCTGTAGCGCATGAAGGCCCAGGAAGCTCAGCACGACGAGCATCGCGCCGAAGAACAGCAGCACCAGAAACCAGCTGGCCCGGACTGTCAGGTTGTCGAGATACTTCACGTCATCCCCTTAATGAGCGGCGTACGGAAAGGCCGCCTTCCCTACGGACATCGGCAAGGGCGAGGCGAACTTTAGTTCAGCCTCGTTTCACTCAGCCACACGTTCGACCAGTTCCATCTCGTCACTGGTCAACAGCTTGTCGATATCGACGATCACCAGCATGCGGTCCTCGAGACTACCCAGCCCGCTAAGGAAGTCCGACGACAGGGTCACGCCGAACTCAGGAGCCGGCTTGATCTGATCGGGCGAGAGAGTCATCACGTCGGACACGCCATCAACGACGATACCGACGACCCTGTCCTCGACATTGACCACGATGACCACCGTCTGGCCGCCATATTCCACCTTGTCGAGATGGAACTTGATGCGCAGATCGACGATGGGCACGATCACTCCGCGCAGGTTGGTCACGCCCTTGATGAAGTCCGGCGCGTTGGCGATTCGCGTGACGTTCTCGTAGCCACGGATCTCCTGCACCTTGAGGATGTCGACGGCGTACTCCTCGTCACCCAGCGAGAACACCAGGAACTCACGGTTGTGGGCTTCGGCTGCGGCCAATGTTGCATCTTTCAACTGGTTCATGATCAGATCTCCAGCGCTTTGTCGGTAAGAGCTTCGAGTGATTGCAGTTCGCGCTCGGGTCGGCGCTTTTCCTTCTTGGCACGGCTGAGGCGATGCAAGCCTGTGATATCGAGGATCAGCGCCACGCTGCCATCACCGAGGATGGTCGCGGCCGAGACTCCCGGCACCTTGCGGTAGTTCGTTTCCAGATTCTTTACCACCACCTGCTGCTGGCCGACCAGGTCGTCCACGAGCAGGGCATAGCGACGCCCTTCACCCTGCACGATCACGGCGATGGTTTCGGTGAGCTTGGTCTTGGCGTTCGGTACGTCCAGCGCCTCGTGCACCGCCACGACCGGCAGGTACTCGTCGCGGACCTTGAGCACCACGTCGTCACCGGCCATGGCGTACAGATCCTCCTTGGCCGGCTGCAGCGACTCGAGTACGGCGGACAGCGGCAGGATGAACATCTCGTGGCCGACCTTGATCGACATGCCGTCGAGAATCGCCAACGTCAGCGGCAGCACGATACGAATGGTGGTGCCTTCGCCTGGCCTGGACATGATCAACACGTGACCGCCCATGCCCTGGATATTGCGCTTGACCACGTCCATGCCGACACCGCGGCCCGAGACGTCTGTCACTTCCTTCGCCGTAGAGAAGCCAGGGGCGAAGATGAGCTGCCACACCTCGTCGTCGCTCATGGTGTCGGATACGGGCAGGCCGTTCTCGCGCGCCTTGGCCAGCAGTCTGTCGCGGTTGAGGCCGGCGCCATCATCGATCACCTCAATGATGATGTTGCCACCCTGGTGCTTGGCCGACAGCACCAGCTTGCCGGTGCGGGGCTTGCCAGCCGCCTCACGCACGTCGGGCGGCTCGATGCCGTGGTCGAGGCTGTTGCGCACCAGGTGGGTCAGCGGGTCGATGATGCGCTCGGTCAGGCTCTTGTCGAGCTCGGTGGATTCACCTTCGGTGGTAAGCTCGATCTCCTTGCCCAACTTTCCGGCGGTCTCGCGCACTACCCGAGGGAAGCGGCTGAAGACGAAATCCATCGGGATCATGCGGATCGACATCACCGATTCCTGCAGGTCCCGAGCATTGCGCTGCAACAGACTCATGCCATTGAGCAGCGCGCTGTCGGCGACTCCGTCAATTTCGCTGACGGTCTGGTCGAGCATCGACTGGGTAATGATCAGCTCGCCCACCAGGTTGATGATCTGGTCGACCTTGTCGACGGATACACGAATGGAAGAGCTTTCGGGCCCTTTTGTCTTGGCCTTGCCGCGTGCAGGCTTCGAAGCGTCATCGTTGGTCGCTTTCGGGGTCG
Proteins encoded in this window:
- a CDS encoding chemotaxis protein CheW — its product is MDITDFYDTFFEEAEELLADMERYLLELDVDEPDTEQLNAIFRAAHSIKGGAGTFGFDVLQRTTHLFENLLDHTRKGELKLRRDIVDIFLETKDMLSDQLNAYRNSDEPDQEAFERICETLQRLALEEIGQDLDGGAAATPPPKAEPVAEAVPDNLPEAVNPAGGEQRIVTLLNVGEKDRQLLVEELGQLGEVVSHQGDEQRYEVVLVSSDSDDDIEAVMCFIIDGDQFQIKPAASGQPEEAADTPLVAGEGERVVTLLNVGEKDRQLLVEELGQLGEVVSQQGDEARYEVVLASSVSNDDIEAVMGFIIDADQLQISSAGAAIETATVEKTAVMPASTDTVKVADTPKPADKSVGRSTPKATNDDASKPARGKAKTKGPESSSIRVSVDKVDQIINLVGELIITQSMLDQTVSEIDGVADSALLNGMSLLQRNARDLQESVMSIRMIPMDFVFSRFPRVVRETAGKLGKEIELTTEGESTELDKSLTERIIDPLTHLVRNSLDHGIEPPDVREAAGKPRTGKLVLSAKHQGGNIIIEVIDDGAGLNRDRLLAKARENGLPVSDTMSDDEVWQLIFAPGFSTAKEVTDVSGRGVGMDVVKRNIQGMGGHVLIMSRPGEGTTIRIVLPLTLAILDGMSIKVGHEMFILPLSAVLESLQPAKEDLYAMAGDDVVLKVRDEYLPVVAVHEALDVPNAKTKLTETIAVIVQGEGRRYALLVDDLVGQQQVVVKNLETNYRKVPGVSAATILGDGSVALILDITGLHRLSRAKKEKRRPERELQSLEALTDKALEI
- a CDS encoding PAS domain-containing methyl-accepting chemotaxis protein; its protein translation is MRNNQPVTQREYKLDDRQLLITRTNLKGQITYANDAFVEVSGYSRDELLGSPHNLIRHPDMPSAAFADLWQTIKRGDTWQGVVKNRCKNGDHYWVKATVTPIVENGQCLGYTSVRTVVEPGVVATVERVYARLREGRSGFAVRQGQVVRRGPLGWLARINFHSIRARLSMLTIAALLLLAFSGGVGLYGLEASGQRLAELNRDGLQDVIRLQQLGQLVNEGPQGLTAEQRMDILSERHQRAEELSRIAGQLSALWDEYLDRDVNRTPVAMEFDASLASFLDDGLASIADALGGEEAFDAMMALNNQTAPLRESAEALTVQINQLIEQQRLAALGMAEDAEQGQQQMLVGQLGFMALGFVLLIIISVWIMRAITRPVRRAADFTLQIASGNLAVATPKQTRDEIGALLGSLDTMRKSLYSTTASVQQGIDVVTPASRSIARGNEDLSARTEQQAASLQETASSMEEMTTTVQQNTDNARQASGLALDNAGRVRDTGELMHGVVQTMARITAGAEKMKDIINVIDSIAFQTNILALNASVEAARAGEQGRGFAVVAGEVRNLAGRSADAAKEIRQLIDGSASEIHEGASQVQRAESAMAEVVAASQRVNDIMGEITAASEEQSSGIGQINQAITEMDQVTQQNAERVQQSARAASDLQHQAEQLAQAIRVYRLQGAGPEKVPGSQENEELRSAGTSRKPTSTPVSQQDPLPAKRVQAKARQTASDEEWETF
- a CDS encoding methyl-accepting chemotaxis protein yields the protein MKYLDNLTVRASWFLVLLFFGAMLVVLSFLGLHALQQGSTAVAAMAPHAGESGAAYQASFAATADLMRLAIVIVLAGSAAVMGIVVWGISVNVLRPLARLVGYFEGLAQGNLSQPVESRGNNEIGRLFISLKHMQDGLSETVGTVRSSSEGIYVGAQDIAEGNGELSSRTEQQAASLAETASSMEELASTVEQNADNARQASQLAAEASRTAAQGGEVVGEVVSTMHDISESSHKMSDIISVIDTIAFQTNILALNASVEAARAGEHGRGFAVVAQEVRNLAGRSASAAGEIRVLIKASLEKVDVGTARVDQAGQTMGEIVAAVQRVSDIMDEIASASLEQSNGIGQVNQAVTQMDQVTQQNAALVQQAATAATQLEAEAARLREAVLRFRLAGQQGEPAPASRKNQAGVARQLPRQQDPLPAKRHQNVKHRQGEQSQEEEWASF
- a CDS encoding chemotaxis protein CheW, translated to MNQLKDATLAAAEAHNREFLVFSLGDEEYAVDILKVQEIRGYENVTRIANAPDFIKGVTNLRGVIVPIVDLRIKFHLDKVEYGGQTVVIVVNVEDRVVGIVVDGVSDVMTLSPDQIKPAPEFGVTLSSDFLSGLGSLEDRMLVIVDIDKLLTSDEMELVERVAE